The nucleotide sequence gaaaaaaaaggatcgtgaATGGAGCGTGAGTTTATACATCTCGCTGTAATTAACTGGGGAATATATATTCGCGGACAGGAAGGATGTTTGAGAAAGCCGCGCCTCGGCGACGATTCTCTCGCCACCTTCGATTGACAATTCTCAGGCCTGCTACGAGGTTCCAACTATTtgctctctcttcctctccttttcctttaaAATCGTCTCCTTTTtcggttctctctctctctctatcccctcctctctcgcgTTTCATCgactctccttctctctctccttccttccaccTCTCTTCCCGCATACACACGCGCGCGGGCAACAAGGATGTACCGAGAACGCGAGTTAACTATTACGGGGCCTCCTCGCGGTTTTATAGCCCATCTGGGTGGCGTGCATACCACCGCCATCTTGTTAGCCACGATTAAATATTGATGCAAGAACGAGATATATATCCAGAGTGAGAACGCGTTCGAGGAATCGGATCGCGGGAATCTGGGACGGCTGTTCAATCGCGCAAAAAGTCTCGCCGATTTTTCCAATCACAGCATTGGTAGATTGCCACTTCTTTTCATAAtgatatttctatcatttattgagtacgaataaaaaaggaaagagagagaaaatggcAGAGAACGCAACCGGCCATTAAAAAGTAATGCAAATTATCCGACTCCATATTACACCCTTTCTCCCGATTTCGTTCCTTCTAGGAACTTGGATCGATTTCCGTGCGCCTCACGCTCCTTTTGTCCCGAGATTCGTTCCTCAAATATCCGAAATGCGTGGATGGATCGCGGAGAAACGAGGATCTCGTCTAGCGGACGAAGGAaggatggaaggaaggaaggaaggaagggatggGTTGGAGCGTGGCGACGCGAGAACGCAATTCGAACGGCTTCTCCCCGCTAATTTGCTGTTCGCCGGTGCGTGTCCATTATTGTGCAAATCGGCGAGCAGATTGCGGCAAACGGTTGACAATGGGGGGATCGTGGTGCAAGTCGGCGAGCCCCACGGGGTGGCGAGCCACCCCATCGTTAGCGTGCCGAATCAACCGGAAATTCCAGCTTTCGTCGCTTCCGTATTCACTAGCCGGGAAGAAAGGACAAGACAACGCGCGTGCGGCggggaaagggaggaggaggaaggagaggaatTAGCTCCTAGAGGTGAGATAATGCTcgccctccttctccttctcatCCGATTCTCATGAAgatattcgtttattatcgAAGGGagtgagagaagaaagaaagggagaaggaCTTCTCTCCCTGTTTCCGGATAATTAGAGATCGACGGCTGGCCGAAGACGCCACCTGGTCCTTTCCATGCTAATTCCTTCCCCTTTCCATTTTTAACCGAACTCCTTCATGGTTACGCTAATCCTTGAACGAGATTCGTTTCAAGGGAAACTGGAACGACgagtttgagaaaaaaattggagagaAACGTAGGTGATGATAAGAAATTTTGCAACAGATGAATGTTATTGATACAATAACATCGTATAATGAATTGAACGGGTGAAAGGAGGCCTCCTCCCGAGAAAAACATCGAACGCCATTGTAATCGGTTGCATTTGTAGCGAACCGCGACACGAACCGCTTAATACCGTTAAACCGTACTTTTACGAGGCGTGCGCGATTATAGAAAGGCAAATATTAATCCGGGCGTGTAACGTTGTATGGGAGAAGAGGGCCGGGCAAAGAAGAGGGGGGGCGGTTGCTCGGAGGACGGAGAAAGATTACCCCAAAACGAGACAACCGTGAGTAGATCGCTTTTAGGATCATTAATTATCCTAGGAAGCGCGAGAACGAACGGGCAGGATACCCGTGCACCGCGACCGGGAGGAAGCGGGGAATAGGGACGAAAGGGACGGCGAGGATGAGGGGGAGGGGacggaggggagagagagagcgggaaGAAGGAGACGGCGAATGTCGCCACTGCAAACCGAAATTACCGTCAAAGATTAATGATCGCGGGCTTTATTACAGGTATTTATAGCCGTGTTCTAAAATCCAAAGCGCGGTTAACCTTTCGGTAATAAGAGCGATACCGTTCGAATTTTGCGAGAAAAAATTCGTCGAGAACGTTTGGTCAATTGTCTCCTGATCGTTCTCCTCTCGTCTTTCGTGATTAAAATGTTCCGTCTCTCGATATTCTCGttaggaaaaatatatcagaTCCGATTGTAAAGTTTAAGAACGTCAGGACGCGTTTTACAACGAaagagaaattcgaaatatcgacACTTTCCGCATAGATTCTCTAGAGGAggttataatatcattatattttttgaaaataaaggaaaacaCGTCAGGGCGATAAAGCGAACGAGAATATTTCGTCAATTTGTTAACTAATACCGATACACCTCGCATTAATTAAGTTTGGCCAGTTTTGCGATTGCGTTTACGCGTAGGCGAAAAGAAGTGTAAtaaagaagggaagagagacAACGCGTACATGTACGTGCGTATAGGGAACATTCGTTCCTTAAATAAATCGCTTCGAGTGACGGATTGGGGAAGAAGATTAACGAGCGTCGGTGTGTCGTTCGATTCGATACGTCGAATTAACGCGGGACAGCAACGAAGTTCTCTCGGTATCGGTTATTAATGACTCGAGCCTCTGCCAATGTAAACCTTGCCGGCCGTTTTGCATTCGTGACTGAGAAAAGCTTAGATTAATCGCGACTGATAAATGCTCGCGATACCCGGCGATGGATCGTATTATAAGTGCATGAATTGTGGTTAATTATCCCCGATCGTTTAACAAGCGTAAACGCTGTTGGAAGCATTACTCTCTTTCTACGCGATTTCGTAGTTATTAATGTTCATCGccgaaatctttctttcttgatcGATTGTTAAAGTAAGAACAAGATGTTATCACTTTTATTATCGGTTGATTGTCGAAAAATTGTCGTAAAACTGTGAAAATGATTaggaaatgaaatatcgatcgttGAATATTTTGGTATAATACGTGGCGAAAATCTTATTGCTGGTAAGATCGGAAGAAAGATATTTGACGTTCATCGAACGCCTATAAGTATGCTTATACATAGATATGCAACCAGCTATGCCACACCCCTACACGATTCGGTGGTTGCGATCCTCCTTCTCTGGCTGTACAAATATTTACTATGATTATCCGCGCAAATCAATAATACACAAATACTTAACGTGGAATTACGATGGAAAGACGATTAGCAGCATCGtatcttcgataatttttttttatttattcagacGTAATTACGGTTTACGTAAAATTGCATCGAtaagatttttgttttatttttcaatatgtagATTATGACaaataatgtttcaaaaaactaataaaaagttatttaaaaatacaaagtaacgcgatataaaataacaatttataagaatttacaaTCAATTATTAACGGATGATAATAGCTacgtacaaaaataaatatttctattacttATTACTGCTGCCATCTGGtagaatatattcatattcgttTAGCGATtgcgattattttaaattaaaaaatggtaTAAAGAAAACGTTGTTATATTCTTCATAGTGTAACGAATAATCgtttatatcgtatttttacACAAATATTATCACGAGTGAACAAAAtagtattatcatataatgaaatttttttattacaaactctggaaattttttatcatttcattctcATTATCGatgttatcaatttatttaattcgaaatctcTTGTTTCTTTAAGACAATgagacaattaaataaataaaaaaattcaataataaaaatttaatattgaaaaaaattgtagcttACAGACATTGAAGTACCATCTAGCGGTGAACTAGTAGAACTACTCGAtaggagaaataaaataaaaaaaatataaatttcttaattattgaattgaaatttttaatttttaataacttgcattaaaatatttatattttagaatataatttgatataaattttatacgatattaacCATAATAtggtaaaatgaaatatgatgaTACCAACATGATAACGTATACGTATACGATGCATATGCGCATGCGCCCTGATGCTTTCGGTAGTGACAATATAACGAATCTTATGCAAAGAATGAAAGAGACAAAAGACGACGATGCTCGGAAGGGGGTGTAAACTTAACAGAACTGTCGGGATATTCTCACAAACAAGTGCTATTAAAGTAATTTGACCTTTGAAATTACTGGATAACTCGGTTATTTTCCTATAATAACCTTTACGTATTCAGGATGTCTACTAGgagtaacaatataaaaaaaaccgtCCGACACGTAACCTGCTCTTGAggtaaatttaatctaatattgaatatataattgtaagcaTTACGTATTTTTACtcttttacttaaattttaaataaatcttaatttatatttcaattattcaaagataatctcccatatataatttttaataatcgtaatattaaaatttggataattttattcttttcttttttacagatATTGGTATTTCGAACGTAAACaacgataaatattagatataatcgagaacaaaataaaaaaaaatgtcgtgTACGAGCGAGCTTTCTCGATCACAGGAATATCTCAGCTTTCGTAGTTCCGTCCCGCTTAGAAAAATCGTCGTTGACGCCGATGGTACTAAGGTAATTGTTAAGCTTAATTTTATAGCTTTGAAGATTTTGTTTAACAAGATTacgtttaaaattgatatccgATGACCTCATGAAGTCAAAACTATCGTAAACAAATCTTATATCTGAAGATATAATCGAATCCACGATGATCAAAGTCAATAAGTGTTGAATGTTTTTTTGatgaataacaatatttattttatattatattctgttCGATTTCTgctttaaaatcgaaatattgttatcaatattatcattaatcacACAAATTAAACGGAACATGAacattcttttatctttatttgaaatatttaacggTAGTATTGAAACGTCGAAACTGTTTTTATATccgataagaataataataaataatcttttaggGATGGAAAGTATACGATTCTAGTCCAAAAACCATTAAATGTCCGCTTATATGTCTTCCACCGGTCAGTGGGACAGccgatatcttttttaaacaagTACTGGGCTTAGCAGCAAAAGGATACAGAATCATATCAGtaagttttacaaattttttttacaaactttgagatacatataaatttacgtgtaataaaatgattgataataatatttcaggcTGAACCGCCCGTGTACTGGAACGTTAAAGAATGGTGTGATGGATTCAGAAAACTTTTGGATTACATGGAATTAGATAAGGTGCATCTTTTCGGCGCTTCATTAGGTTAGAACGTACGAACGAGATATACTTtgttatataacttttatattcgatgtaaCAAGAGATGTATCTTCGATATCGATCCAaccgaaatatttatttttaggtgGATTTCTGGCGCAAAAATTCACCGAAGTGAATGCTCATTGTCCTAGAGTAGTATCGTTGGTTTTATGTAACTCGTTCACGGACACGTCGGTGTTCAGTTACAATGATTCCGCGACGATGTAAGTATACACTAATTATCGTTGTTTCTATTACGTATAATtatgcgtttctttttttttaacgactaTAAAGTCAAACGAATTCGTCGTATTTCATCGTTTGATTCTCACTTGTTTCGAGATAAGTAGAAGAGAACGCGAGATACgttatctcgaatatttttgcgTTTTAACACACTATTCCTAATCAATTCAAATTCGTAGCTTTTGGATTTTGCCATCGTTGgtattaaaaaagatgttaATGGGAAACTTTGTAACGGATAAAGTGGACGGAGAGATCGTTGAGGCGATTGATTTTATGGTAGAAAGAGTACGTATCTTCgtgattgtttttttctttatcatttcttattcttaaagATCAttacatgaatatatatatatatacatctgtTTCCAGTTGGAAAGTTTAACGCAACCGGAATTAGCGTCTCGATTAACGATGAATTGCGTCAATTGTTACGTACAACCGCAAAAGATATGTCACTTGCCCATCACCATCATAGATGTTTTTGACGAGTACGCATTGTCCAACTCGGTGAGAGAGGAAGTGTATAAATGTTATCCAAATGCTAAATTGGCCCATTTAAAAAGTGGCGggaattttccatatttaagTCGAGCGGCAGaagtaaatttacatttacaggTAATTGATGATATACTATACTTTAAATCAAACTTATGGTATCAACGCAATTGatgatacttatattattaagtgaaagtgaaaaatatatttacagataCACTTAAGGCAGTTTGAAGGCACTGAATATGCTGcttctgaaagaaaaaaattataacgtcATTAATATGgaattgaaatgatttataGTTATCGTACCTATATGCATTTTACATATGTAATTGATATTACATACGATTCTctatttattccattatcgGCAATCTGTCTGATTTACACTGTCAGATTGTCAGTAACGCATACTAGGATGTACGATTGttataacaatattgaaacgattttaaatatattcgccATATCAAATATgcctaaataatttatgtatatagatattagTATTATTGTAAAACATTTACGCTATTTTTATCATGATCGTATATATTTGAACATACTTTTTATCGTGTATTTTCTTAGgcgaatatttatcaatcgtaagtttcctcgtttcgaaaatgaattcgaaaaatataaaatgatcctatattgttttttcgatcaaacaatattctatgaaataatgataatttttatgataaagaaaaaaaaaatttttaaaaagtgttgtagataaaaaaaaaaaatcaagtatACAACTAAATGTAATAAGTTAGTtaagaagaaacaaattgaaaatatatataaattaaggcATACGTcgcgattaaatataaatatatttaattcccaATTGTATACCTCGTAAGCTCGTTCGAAATAAacgtataattttgtaaaaaaaaaaaatatatctagaaAGATTGAGACAAACAGTAATcgtgaaagatatataaagtTGATACGtttcattcaataaaaaaatattaactgaattaaagataatttgctTCGGGATGGTTTACTCTGGCGGTGAATGAACTCTGAAGACGATATAGTCTCTCCAAGACCGTCCAACAGAGAGACCGTACAAGAACTTGTTCGGTATCGATTTCTCAACATGCGCTCTCTCTCCCGTTTCTTTTAAACGAGATTGGATTACAGAGTCTCTCTTGTCTATCTATGGGACACCTTTACATTCACCTACATACGCATTAATTACATACTGTACACGGAAAATTCTGACTAACTTCCCAACTTTCGAAcacgaaactttttttatacatatatatatctcttatatcaaaaatttcatattacaattataattataatttgtctcgaacgttatttataaatacttttttcagtcaaaataagtaattttttatcttgcacaatattttatattctcaaGATATATGGAATCTTTTTTCCacaatattaagatttatttgcaAAGTTTGTCGCATTTTGAAACTCGGATACTCGAGCTCCCGCATTGCCAATTTTAATCTCGAGCGACAAAACGATTTTTACGATCGATAAGATTACGATTATCAAACggcaataaatgaaataatcgatttaataacgataatcATTGATGCCGTAAAAGCGGGAAACAAGGCGCGTTTGAAAGTTCAGTCGTTGATGTGGTCACGTCGCGGATAGTCGACGCGTGTTTCGCTCACGGCCGCGAACGGAATGCGTACACCCGACGATTATCGATGATAcgtcgaaagaaaattaatccaatttcGCATATACGCGCAACGGCATAACGTAACGCGTGAATTTCTCGTAAACATCGCTTTTGACGTGCGTCGTTCGTGACCCTCTCGAgattcttcccttccctccgaGCAAATCGTCGCACGTTTCGAAACGCGCGTTTAAAAAACGATCGATAAGCCTCGATGGAAAAAGCGGAAGAGAGCGAGTGATcgcgaaaaaaacaaatatacccGGCACCCGATCTCATCCGGTAGGCGTGTGGAATTCGATACCGCGGCGTGTAATCGTGAAAACGTTTTGTGAATGACACGAAAGCACACAGTTTGCCAACGATTCCCCGACTGTAAAGATAAATCGTATCCTAGTTTCTTGCGGTCGATCGATCGGCCAACAAGCTTCCCGCGACGCGGAGATCTCTTCGACTTCGGTCTACAGCCTTAAGCGGAAATCGTATCCAGATTCGCCGGGTGAAAGGAAGGCCAATTGCGTGCCAATTTTCCTTAAAAACTATCACGGCGCGTATCGACGACGTATTGGTATTGGGacagatttttcgaaatatcgccGATTCCGATACTCGATATTCACTTGAACGATCGGCGCTTCCGGTGTTATCGCCATCTATCGCAACTAAGTAAACAGACGCTTCGGATGAAAATACCAATAAATGAATGTAAGTTTAGTGATTCGACACGgtagaaaaagttttttcttcgaaagagGGATATACTTGGTGACATTTTTGAGATATCATAATTTCgagatgaagaaaatttacacGAAAATCGGTCCTTTCATaaactcgaaaaatatattattcgtaattaattaattgaaagttaCACAACATGTTTACACGTGCGTTTACTCATCTTCGAACAAcaattaacgataattaatagtaatatttccACGATTACAATTAacagcaaatattatttatctcgtattgttcgataaaaaaaatgtgataaaagttcgataatattcgatttgtatgttttaataatttttttaattacaataatagcaattaaaattttatatctgtaGATATATACTTTCtggaaaatgtttaaatgaataaaattacgatttaattTACAGAAAGAAacgctaaaaaaaaatggacaaTTCATTGAATGATCGCAACGAATTCACTTGAAACGGGAtcgggaaaattttttttttttttttttctcgagaaaaacgTTTTTCGAATCGTATCAAGATCGAAAATTTGAATGGAATCCTCGAAGAAGATGGAAAACGCGGAGGAACAATCTCCTCTATTGGAGAGGAAGATAAGTACGCCGACGAAAATCGCTTACGCCTTGGGACATATTTTCAACGACCTCACTGCGGCCATGTGGTTCTCCTACACCCTGATTTATTTCCAAAGGGTGGCCCTGTTGGAGCCGATCGTTGCTGGTGCTCTTCTCCTTTtgggtaaaaagaaaaaaaaaaagaacgagaaaattttctcaagttaaaataaaaaagtgatcaaaaatctaaaaaaaaaaatttggaaatatatctttattctttcaaGGTCAAATCATCGACGCCTTCATGACCCCTGTCTTCGGCGTATTGGTCGATCGATACctgaagaaaaagatttggCACATTATCGGATCCGTGATGGTCACGCTATCGTTCCCAGTGATCTTTGGCGGGTTTGGCAAATCGTCGCACGCGAGCACCATGCTTCTTTACGTGGCCAGCATCGCCGTATTTCAAACTGGTTGGGCAGCTGTGCAGATATCGCATTTATCCATGATCCCCGCGTTAACGAATTCGTTGCTGGCACGGGCAGACTTGACCGCGATAAGGTGATTCCCAAGATTTTTCAATACTTATcgttcttcctcccttccgatatttattataatatatattttatcgccCCTTGTAAAAGGATCTCGTTAAAAATACAGGTATTCCGCCCAAGTCGGGTCGGCCGTTG is from Apis mellifera strain DH4 linkage group LG2, Amel_HAv3.1, whole genome shotgun sequence and encodes:
- the LOC408673 gene encoding maspardin produces the protein MSCTSELSRSQEYLSFRSSVPLRKIVVDADGTKGWKVYDSSPKTIKCPLICLPPVSGTADIFFKQVLGLAAKGYRIISAEPPVYWNVKEWCDGFRKLLDYMELDKVHLFGASLGGFLAQKFTEVNAHCPRVVSLVLCNSFTDTSVFSYNDSATIFWILPSLVLKKMLMGNFVTDKVDGEIVEAIDFMVERLESLTQPELASRLTMNCVNCYVQPQKICHLPITIIDVFDEYALSNSVREEVYKCYPNAKLAHLKSGGNFPYLSRAAEVNLHLQIHLRQFEGTEYAASERKKL